A DNA window from Elephas maximus indicus isolate mEleMax1 chromosome 17, mEleMax1 primary haplotype, whole genome shotgun sequence contains the following coding sequences:
- the LOC126060676 gene encoding olfactory receptor 150-like — MAAENHTVTEFILAGLTKKPELQLPLFLFFLGVYVVTVVGNLGMITLIGLSSHLHTPMCYFLSSLSFIDLCYSTVITPKMLVNFVTEKNTISYPECMTQLYFFLIFIISECHMLAVMAYDRYVAICNPLLYNVTMSYQVCSRLVVAVHMIGLIGATAHTGCMLRVVFCKAEIINHYFCDVFPLLELSCSSTYINEVVVLCFSLFNCFVPTLTILGSYVSIIASILRIRSTEGRSKAFSTCSSHILAVTIFYGSAAFMYLQPSNVGSMDQGKVSSVFYTIIVPMLNPLIYSLRNKDVKVALNKIIEKRLFCISKDL; from the coding sequence ATGGCAGCAGAAAATCACACAGTGACTGAGTTCATCCTTGCTGGACTGACAAAAAAGCCAGAACTCCAGCtccccctctttcttttcttcctaggagTCTATGTGGTCACAGTCGTGGGGAATCTGGGCATGATCACACTGATTGGGCTCAGTTCTCACCTGCACACCCCCATGTGCTATTTCCTCAGCAGTTTGTCCTTCATTGATCTCTGCTATTCCACTGTCATTACCCCCAAAATGCTGGTAAactttgtgacagagaagaacaccATCTCCTACCCTGAATGCATGACtcaactttacttcttccttatttttattatatcagAATGTCATATGTTGGCTGTGATGGCATATGATCGCTATGTTGCCATCTGTAATCCATTGCTTTACAATGTCACCATGTCTTATCAGGTCTGCTCCCGGTTGGTAGTTGCAGTACATATGATAGGTTTGATTGGTGCCACAGCTCACACAGGTTGCATGCTAAGAGTGGTTTTCTGCAAAGCTGAAATAATCAACCATTACTTCTGTGATGTTTTTCCACTACTGGAGCTCTCTTGCTCCAGTACTTATATCAATGAAGTGGTGGTTTTGTGCTTCAGTTTATTTAATTGTTTTGTACCAACCTTGACCATCCTTGGCTCCTATGTCTCTATCATTGCCAGCATCCTGAGAATCCGCTCCACTGAGGGAAGGTCCAAAGCCTTTAGCACATGCAGCTCCCACATCTTGGCTGTTACAATCTTCTATGGTTCTGCAGCATTCATGTACCTGCAGCCATCAAATGTGGGCTCCATGGACCAAGGGAAAGTGTCCTCTGTGTTTTACACCATTATTGTGCCAATGCTGAACCCTttgatctacagcctgaggaataaggatgtcaaagTTGCTCTAAATAAAATCATTGAGAAAAGACTATTTTGCATTAGCAAAGATTTATAA